In Primulina huaijiensis isolate GDHJ02 chromosome 6, ASM1229523v2, whole genome shotgun sequence, a single window of DNA contains:
- the LOC140978158 gene encoding uncharacterized protein produces MGCMADCLERCKMEKKKSEIATNNRNSEVASTGTGVTKHTAGSRSIIEHTLKLEADLKRKNDCWEVFRITHRHKDGTFVDARSQAIDDNMTTRISEISQATTEGEEPHTS; encoded by the exons ATGGGCTGCATGGCAGATTGTTTGGAGCGGtgtaaaatggaaaaaaaaaaatcagagatAGCTACAAATAACAGAAATAGTGAGGTGGCTAGCACAGGCACTGGAGTTACTAAGCACACGGCCGGATCACGCTCTATAATTGAGCATACTTTGAAATTG GAAGCGGATTTAAAGCGAAAAAATGATTGTTGGGAGGTGTTTCGAATTACACATCGTCACAAGGATGGAACATTTGTCGATGCACGATCTCAAGCTATAGAT GATAACATGACCACAAGAATTTCCGAGATATCTCAAGCTACTACAGAGGGGGAGGAGCCACATACTTCATAA